A region of the Agrobacterium sp. RAC06 genome:
CGTGCAGAGACTGCACCACGCGGTTGGCAATGGTGAGCCGCTCGGCGAGCGTGGTTGCGCAGAGGCGGTGGACGAGAAGCGCCAGCTCGGGGTCTGCCTGTTCAAGATAACGCAGCTGGCGCCGGGCCAGGCGATAGACGGTCGAGGGAACTTCGGCCACGACATCTGCCGTGCGTGGTCCACCGCGATAGATGGCGATCTCGCCGAGCACGACGCCGGGCTTGACGGTTCTCAAACGCAGGCGCTTGCCATTGGCGAGCACGGCCTCGACCTTGGCGCGGCCGGTCCAGAGCAGGAAGAGATCCTCTCCCGGTTCCCCCGCCCGGATGAAGCGGTCGCCCGGCTGCAGGCGGATTTCCTCCATCGAGGCGACCAGGTCCTTCAGCCGTGCGCTCGGACCAATGGTCTGGGCGAAATAGTCCTCGATATCCTGCCAGGTGTCTTCGCGACTGATGGCGGCGATCAGCCGTTCCTCGCAGCGTTCCAGGGCATGGTCGAGGTCACGCTCCCGGCCGACGGAAGGGTCGGAGACGAAATCGATGCCGTTTCTGGCCAGGGCTTGCTCGATCTCGGGCGAGAGGCTGCTGAAGACGAGCTCGACCTCGCTTCCGGCCAGCAGGTTGCGGATCTTCACGAAGGTGGCGGCAGCGGCCGCATCCATGCCGCTGACGCGGCGGAAATCGATGACGACGAAGCGCAGCGACAGGCGGCTGCGATCCTGCTGGCGGCGGCGTATCGCCTCTATGATCTGTTCTGCCGTGCCGAAGAACAGGAATTCCTGCAGTTCAAGGACCTGGACCTGCTCGCCTTCCAGCTCGATCAGGCTGTTTTCTGCCGGCGGTCGGTCGATGCTGCTCTTGCGTTCGCGTAGCGAAGCGTTGACGCGGATGACCGAGAGACGGGCATAGTTGTAGACGAAGCTGGCGATGGACAGCGCAAGTCCAAGCGCCATGCCGCCCATGAAGCCGAAGGCTGCCATGCCGAGGGGAATGGCGAGGACGACCAGCCACTCCATGCGCGGCAGTTGGGTGCGCGTGCGCCACAGCCAGTCCTGGATCAGCTCGACGCCGAGTGCGATCATCAGACCGGCTGCTACGAAAGTGGGCATGGCGCCGGCCAGTTCGCCGGCAAAGGGCAGCATCAGCGCCAGCATCAGGGCAGTCGCGATACCGACGGAACGGGCCTTCGCCCCCATGCGGTTTGCGAGCAGTGTCATCGACAGGCCGGTGAAGCCGGGCGCACCGCCGAAGCCGCCGGCAACGATATTGGCAATGCCGGTCGTGCGCAGTTCGGCATCGGCGTCGATCTCCTGGCGGGTGGCAACTTCGAGACCGCTGGTGTTGAGAAGCAGCCCGACCATGCCGAGCAGCGCGACGGAAATGATCGCCGGCATAGCCTGCAGGACAACAGACCAATTGGCAGTAGAAACGATTTCAAGCGGTTGCGGGAGGGCAAAGCCCGGCCCTGAGGGCATGGCAGGCAGCCATTGCATTGCCCTCGCCTGCTCGCTGTCGACCCCGATCACCGCGAGCATGCCATAGAAGAGAAGACCGCCGCCAAGGAGGACGAGCGGCATGGTCAAAGGGCTCGTCGAGCGGCGCAGGGCAAAGACCATGACGATGGCGAAGACGACGGCGACATAGAGATTGGCGACCGCCTGCTGCCCCTCGGGGCGGACGAGAAGATCGACGAGGTTGCGGTCGCCGATGATCATCATCACCGCGCCCTGGATGAGCAGCCAGCCGGAGCCGGCGAGGAAACCGGCGACGACCGGATAGGGCATGAAGCGCACGAGCCGGCCGAAGCGGCCAAGGCCGAAGAGCCAGAAGACCACACCGGTGACCACGGCACTCGATCCGAGAATGGCAAAGGCGGTGGCGACCTTGACCTCCTCGGGGGCCAGTTCGAGCTGCAGGGTCGCAGTTGCAATCGCGGTCGCAAGGATGGCGATGCTCGCTTCCTGCACCTGGCCGATGCTTGAGGGATAGCGGCTGCGCAGCGCAATCCACAGCGCCATGACGATGCTGGACATGAGGATGACGCCGACGCCCATGGAGAAGCCGGCAGCCAGCGGCCCGGCAAAGATCAGCGCGGCGAAGGCGATGCTGGTGCCGAGGCCATCGATGCCGGCGATCAGTGCAAACAGCACGGGAGCGACATAGCGCCTCGCCGCGCTCGGAACAGGATAACGCCATGCACGCTGCCGTGGGACGACATCGACCGCGGTCTTGCGATCCGGGGCGGGCGCTGGATTGTGGATGTTCACGGCTTTTCCTGCTCTTGAAAAGGCATTCGCCGCCGGGGACGACATGCCGGCTCACCGACTGGTAGACGGCGCTGGCGTGGCGGGCAACGCGACCATCCGGATCGGCCCAAACTTGGCCGGATCAGCTGCAGGAAAGGCGGAGTACGACGGGGAAAACCCGCAGGTTTAACGGGTCGGGGCCAGTGGGGAGAGCCGGTGGCTATTTGCGTTTCGCCTGCAAGACGGCGGTGCCCAGACGCTCGACGGCGCGGCGCAGGTTCTCGTTTTCAATGCCGTCCATCATCGCTTCGAGCCGGCGGGCCTTCTCACCTTCCAGCTTGCGGATGCGGGGTCTCGTAATCGCCACCGAAA
Encoded here:
- a CDS encoding SulP family inorganic anion transporter: MNIHNPAPAPDRKTAVDVVPRQRAWRYPVPSAARRYVAPVLFALIAGIDGLGTSIAFAALIFAGPLAAGFSMGVGVILMSSIVMALWIALRSRYPSSIGQVQEASIAILATAIATATLQLELAPEEVKVATAFAILGSSAVVTGVVFWLFGLGRFGRLVRFMPYPVVAGFLAGSGWLLIQGAVMMIIGDRNLVDLLVRPEGQQAVANLYVAVVFAIVMVFALRRSTSPLTMPLVLLGGGLLFYGMLAVIGVDSEQARAMQWLPAMPSGPGFALPQPLEIVSTANWSVVLQAMPAIISVALLGMVGLLLNTSGLEVATRQEIDADAELRTTGIANIVAGGFGGAPGFTGLSMTLLANRMGAKARSVGIATALMLALMLPFAGELAGAMPTFVAAGLMIALGVELIQDWLWRTRTQLPRMEWLVVLAIPLGMAAFGFMGGMALGLALSIASFVYNYARLSVIRVNASLRERKSSIDRPPAENSLIELEGEQVQVLELQEFLFFGTAEQIIEAIRRRQQDRSRLSLRFVVIDFRRVSGMDAAAAATFVKIRNLLAGSEVELVFSSLSPEIEQALARNGIDFVSDPSVGRERDLDHALERCEERLIAAISREDTWQDIEDYFAQTIGPSARLKDLVASMEEIRLQPGDRFIRAGEPGEDLFLLWTGRAKVEAVLANGKRLRLRTVKPGVVLGEIAIYRGGPRTADVVAEVPSTVYRLARRQLRYLEQADPELALLVHRLCATTLAERLTIANRVVQSLHE